One window of the Lacerta agilis isolate rLacAgi1 chromosome 17, rLacAgi1.pri, whole genome shotgun sequence genome contains the following:
- the STX5 gene encoding syntaxin-5, with the protein MNTRRRHGSRNTEQGVYLGPSQTQVLPPLAATPAASPVAPPPPQWDTMSCQDRTQEFLSACKSLQSRQNGLQPNKPVLNAIRQRSEFTVMAKRIGKDLSNTFAKLEKLTILAKRKSLFDDKAVEIEELTYIIKQDINSLNKQIAQLQEFVKAKGSQSGRHVQTHSNTVVVSLQSKLASMSNDFKSVLEVRTENLKQQKTRREQFSRPPVSAIPLAASNLGGSAMLQDERRHSGDVAIDMDNRASQQLQLINEQDTYIQSRADTMQNIESTIVELGSIFQQLAHMVKEQEETIQRIDANVEDAQLNVEGAHTEILKYFQSVTSNRWLMVKIFLILIVFFIIFVVFLA; encoded by the exons ATGAATACGAGGAGACGCCACGGCTCTAGAAACACTGAGCAGGGCGTTTACCTGGGACCTTCCCAGACGCAAGTTCTGCCCCCGCTCGCTGCCACCCCTGCCGCAAGCCCAGTTGCGCCGCCTCCTCCACAGTGGGACACCATGTCGTGTCAAGATCGCACCCAGGAATTTCTCTCCGCCTGCAAGTCCTTGCAGAGCAGACAG aatgGGCTTCAGCCAAACAAGCCAGTGCTGAACGCCATTCGGCAAAGAAGCGAATTCACTGTCATGGCCAA GCGGATTGGGAAGGACCTCAGCAACACTTTTGCCAAGCTGGAGAAGCTAACGATCT TGGCCAAGCGGAAATCTCTGTTTGATGACAAGGCGGTGGAGATTGAGGAGCTGACTTACATTATCAAGCAG GACATCAACAGTCTGAACAAACAGATCGCACAGCTGCAAGAGTTTGTCAAGGCAAAAGGCAGCCAGAGTGGGAGGCACGTGCAAACTCACTCCAACACCGTGGTGGTGTCACTGCAG TCCAAGTTAGCCTCCATGTCCAACGATTTCAAGTCTGTTCTGGAGGTGCGGACAGAG AACCTTAAACAGCAGAAGACTCGGCGAGAACAGTTCTCCCGCCCCCCGGTCTCCGCCATTCCCCTCGCCGCAAGCAATCTAG GTGGCTCCGCTATGCTTCAGGACGAACGTCGGCACTCGGGGGACGTGGCTATTGACATGGACAACCGGGCCAGCCAGCAGTTGCAACTCATCAATGAGCAG GATACATACATCCAGAGCCGGGCAGACACCATGCAGAACATCGAGTCTACTATCGTGGAGCTGGGCTCCATATTTCAGCAGTTGGCGCATATGGTTAAAGAACAAGAGGAGACCATCCAGAG AATTGACGCCAACGTGGAAGATGCTCAGCTTAACGTTGAAGGCGCCCACACGGAGATCCTGAAATATTTCCAGTCCGTCACATCCAATCGGTGGCTCATGGTGAAAATCTTCCTCATCCTTATtgtcttcttcatcatcttcgtGGTGTTCCTGGCCTGA